The Amblyomma americanum isolate KBUSLIRL-KWMA chromosome 5, ASM5285725v1, whole genome shotgun sequence genome window below encodes:
- the LOC144134015 gene encoding uncharacterized protein LOC144134015 → MATLHKRKPRRKTKSATSSDADRHEERSQPPHSEAAEDEGKKGAVEVDGHWNSRREDILPPADHAPPDGALPPAPLHDGPTASQPVSSSQQRDDGPVVLETTLSLMLFRPPHNARNPQGSPQLFPNCQGPIRLLPPKQRGGPASTWTPLEFATLSQAPSSSLPCC, encoded by the exons ATGGCGACGCTGCATAAACGAAAACCACGGCGGAAGACGAAGTCTGCCACCTCTTCCGACGCTGACAGACACGAAGAGAGGTCCCAACCTCCACATTCCGAAGCCGCCGAGGATGAAGGCAAGAAGGGCGCCGTCGAAGTCGACGGGCACTGGAACAGCAGGCGCGAAGACATATTGCCACCCGCCGACCACGCTCCACCGGATGGCGCCCTCCCACCAGCACCACTCCACGATGGCCCCACGGCATCCCAGCCTGTGTCCTCATCGCAGCAGCGTGACGACGGTCCCGTCGTCCTGGAGACCACTTTGTCGCTGATGCTGTTTCG TCCTCCCCACAACGCACGCAACCCTCAGGGATCACCCCAGCTCTTCCCAAACTGCCAGGGCCCCATACGGCTGCTTCCTCCAAAGCAAAGAGGAGGGCCAGCTTCTACGTGGACGCCGCTAGAATTCGCGACGTTGTCGCAAGCGCCGTCATCCAGTCTACCCTGCTGCTGA